In Cucurbita pepo subsp. pepo cultivar mu-cu-16 chromosome LG10, ASM280686v2, whole genome shotgun sequence, the DNA window GTTCTAGAGTAAGCTTTATCAGAAATAAGAATCAAATCACCCACAACAGGGACAGACACTTCCTCGTACTTGCAAGCTAACAGCATAGAAACCAAACCAACCAGCTGAAGCTTCTTTCTCACTACTGTTTTTTGTGACAAAAACCTGTCTATGAGATTCACAGTAAGGAACAATGTTTCTCCCATCAGATCAAACTTGTCGTGCACCTCTATAAGCCAATCAATCAATATAGCTCTCATCTTCTCATTAATATCAATTTGTTTGTTCATGTAATTTGGAGGAACACAGCTTGAATTCTGCACCAAACATAACTCAAAAGCTGTAAACAATGAAGAGATCATCCCTTAATGAATAAGCCAAGAGAAACCAGACATTTATTTACCTCAATTTTTCTGTAGTGTTCATAGAGATCGTTGACGTACTCAACAACCGCAAGCGGGTTCTCGGAATCGACACTATCGATGTCGATTACCGgatcgtcgtcgtcgtcgtcttcttctgCAATATCCTCCATTTCAACCTCCTCCTGTAATGCAAAAGTTGTTCATATAACTTGAAAAGAGACAGGTTTGCAGGTTTGTGGTATTAGATAAAGTGGGATTTATTACCATTTGGCTTGGTTCTTGAGACAATGATGGCTCTGGTTTCTCCAAGAACATGGGAACTGGATGGTCGTTTTCTATGGTTTTGCAATCTTCGTCTACAAATATGGAATGCCCAAATGCATTATTTTCCTGCCCAACATGAACAAACCCTAAAGATCAAAAGGCGAGTGGTTTTGATATCACATAGAGTTCTTGACAAAGAACAGAGGAGAGAATCCTTACCTGGGGATTATGATGAAGCTGTTGGCTACTCGCGATTTGAGCAGCAAACTTTCTGAAAAAGacaacattttcaaatttcaaaacgaCCCTTTTGGTCTTTTCTTTGAATgattcaaaaatcaaaacaaaacccacCTCGTAATCGGTCTATGAAATGGATCAACCTGCTTTTTCTCGCAGATTTCTTGCTTTCTaagtcaaaaaaaaaaggaaaaattggcacgaaattcaagaacaaatttgaatgaactggaaagaattcaaattagaTATGTATATACATACCCCGAGAGGCCTCTCTTGTTAACAACACAAGGGTAGGCTTGATTCACCAcagaatttttattaatatcaataAGAGCCCTCCGATTATTAgctctccctctctcctccAACCCTCCTCCTAAAGAACAGCCATTCAATCATCAAAAGTTATAAAtcaaaaaatttctcaatGTTCAAGAACAAACAGAAGACATTTAGCAAACCTGGAAGAAACCCAGTGGGTTTGATCAAGTTGGGATTATTCTCATCGGAAAACGCCATTGATTCCGGTGAACAGAAAACAGAACAGCCCAAAACAAGatctagaagaagaagaaggagatcGTGGAAGCAAAATCCGTCAAGATAACCAAATGGGTATTGTTAAAAGAAGCATCTAAAACGACCCAGTTGAGAGTGAAGGAAGAGGAAGCCAGAGGAGGTTTAATGGGAGATGGTGTTCGTCCAGAAAAGGTATATTAATTAGACGCCATGTATTTTTCAAAAGCAACGGCTAGTGAAATGTGGCCGTTGGATTTGAGTGTGTGGGTTGTCCAATGCGAAAAAGAGAAGACTTTCCCTCTCTGGGGTTTGTCCTAACAACGGTCACCTGACCTTAGCCCATGTgacctttttattttacccCATCTCATTTCAAATCAAGTCATTTTTTTACATTTCACTACTAGCCccaattttaagttaaattacaaagataattttcaaagttttatatttagtattttaattttattttaatttcttttcgttcgattcaattttataaattattcctaaattaatttcaattctcaacgaccaatataaaataatgttcGATAAAGTCCGGTAGAAGAAACGTTCGAAAATTTTGGAAGGGAACACTAAGACTATGAAAATTAGGGTACAAGTCTCTTACAATGGTcgataatttataatttatgacgtcaaaaataattgaaataaatgtaaattaatttaaatagttactataatataaaataataataataatagaatttaaattacatGAGAGAGAATTTTTGTATGATACACGCTCTCCTCGGCGCGTGTTGCGGGAATANtttttttttttttttttttttttttttttttttttaatttagttaagaaaaagaaaatcgtTTTGTTAGAGTTAACGGCTAAAGTGAGTAATGTAATTACCTTTTGTTTTTACCTAATTATGAATTCCAATTTCTCCCATGATTATGTATTTGACTCTTTNttttttttttttttttttttttttttttttttttttttttttttttgaattttatgatgcAGATGGCTCTTGAAAAGAGGGGTCCAGTGGCTCTTGGAGAgctctctattttcttcctttaccgttatggttttttttggtcaacctttttttttttttttccttcttcataGAATGTTCACCGGATTTGATTCGACGTGAGATCACACATTcgttggagagaaaaatgagtttttttttttttttttttttttttttaatttagttaagaaaaagaaaatcgtTTTGTTAGAGTTAACGGCTAAAGTGAGTAATGTAATTACCTTTTGTTTTTACCTAATTATGAATTCCAATTTCTCCCATGATTATGTATTTGACTCTTTTGAGAGccaatttttcataattacatagatttaaatttgaataggaacaaaatatattaattattaatattattaactcACTTTCATCCAGAAATTAATTCGagtatattaaattattataaatatatatttttatttttatttttattctgcTGAGTTGCTGttggagtctcacattggttaataGGAGACTCGAGACAAAAATAAGTTGTTAGGTAAGGTTAAAAAAATCTCCGGGTTGTTATCATTNttttttttttttttttttttttttttgcacgggtgtgtaaacctcacTTTAGGGATTGTATTAAAACTGAGTCGGATGACGATACGTTGATACGTAACAAAGCAAAAACGAACAGTATCGGCTAGTGgtggcttggacggttacattTGAGAATCCAATCAATTCGAGCCACCCATTTCAAACTATGAAGATTAGATTGAATTAGATTATTTGTTCTATTTGGGTTGTAGGGTTGACAAACTTTTTATCCGTTTACGAAAGTTACAACCCAATTTTACCCTACTTGTCTTTGTATTGTATTCGGCTCAATCCTCTTAGTAAAAGATTGGGCCGagttttgtttaattgaaaGTCAATTAAAAGAACGAAGAGTAAATGTTGGATTACAAAGTATCTACCGCCTCAAATTCGAATTTGATCGCCTTCCATACTTCACAAATAGCCGCTAGTTCAGGACTCCATTTACCAGCCTCACTCTCACAGCAACATCATGTCCCTCATAACGAGCTTGTACACATGCTTCTAGAGCTACTCAGTTAGCTATGGCACCTGATGCATTATCCCAAGGGTACTCCAAAGTTCCTCCGCCGAATTGTAGTACATTATTAAGGGTggttttgaatatttgatatttaagttttttaagattttagttatttatataaaatatattctagataagtataattttttttctaagaaaaTATAACCGAAAAATCCAACaacctaataaaaaatagacgGTTGGGTTCCATTGGATTATCAACTTTATTCAAGTTGCTCGGGTCACTAACTTAACCAATCCGAAATTTGGGGTTgatccaaacaaaaatttccaACTCAACTTAACTAATGTACCTCCATATTTAtactttttagatttaaaaacattttattcatATGGAAATTATCgcaataattaatatatgttGTAAATAATGTGAACGATATCTTTTAAAAGATCAGCCTACGAGCTTAGTTCAATTggttaaaaacatatttatctCAATCTTCTAAGTAATTTATAAAGGAAGATGTCGATAACGATCTAAACTACTCTAATCATAGGGCATACAGACGACAcgtgaagggaaaaaaaaaaaatatggccCAAAACACccgaaaattttgaaaaataattcgAATAAGCTAAAGTCGATCGACATAAGGTAGCATTGTAGCATTAAACCGGCCCGTGGATGGTTGCCATCCGGTCGGCAATGACGGAAAAAATGAACCGGCGCAACCAGCAAGTGCATGCATGTACGTACGTAAAGTTGGTTAAGAGTCGGCAAAGCGCCGCACCTGTTCGGAAAGGAGTCCAAAATTCCTCGGTTAACGGAAAATAATTCTCCGGCTTCATATAAATGTGTAGGAATGAAGTTATCGGAGATCCCCTTGTTGCTAATTTGATGGAAAGGGACCGTAGCCAAAGCTCCCCGGAAAACTCGACATCCCATGACGGTGGCGACACCCCTCCCATGACTCTCATTGGTACCCCTGACGATGTCATAGTGTCGTCTTCCTTCTCAATGCCTCCTACGATGACATTCGACATGGCTCCATCGTCTTCGCCGGAGACTTATGGGAGGAAGAGAGGCCGTGTCGAGCAACATGTAGGAGGGTCGAGTAGTGGTAGTGGACataaagggaagaagaaaggggaATTAATTGACCCGCCTTCAACCGACCCGAAATGTGCCACTTGTGGCAAGGCTTTTGGGTCGTGGAAGGCGGTGTTCGGGCACTTGCGATCGCACCCTGAGCGAGACTATCGCGGTGCCTTCCCACCACCGAAAGTTTGGGAGGAGATGCTTCAACAAGAAGCTAGACAAGGTAGTAGCGGGATGACGATTGGTCGCAGTGTTGGAGGCGAGATGGGGATGTCTCCTCCGTCTGGTAGGGGTATCGGAATTGATCTTAACGACCCAGACGAGCAAGGGGCTCGTAGGGAGGGATTCCCTTTTGATCTCAATATGCCTGCACCGGAGGACGAGGAGGACGAGGAGGACGACGACAATAATGAAAgttaataataagaaattataatcGAACAAGTTAGAGCCACGAGGGTATGTATGCATTTGTTTCAATAATTTCCCTCTTCTTTTTGATACTCATGATGAATGGACCTTTGACTAAATTACAAAATCGgtgttataaattatattaaaaagaatggattttttttgcgtcataaactttatttatttgtttattccGAGTTAAAAANaacaaaaaaaaaaaaaaaacataaaaccaatgtttttttttttgttttcttttttttatagtaaattcaaaataaaaatatctattttatcAGGAGGTACGAGATTCTCGTTTAAATATGGGAGACAatgagaaatatatttttttacgaTAAATGGAGCTGTAGACGGAATTTTATTCCTCGTCTCTATCTCTGCCCAATTTCCTGCCCCGTTGGATAACTGGGGCCGCCATGCACACAGACACACGCTTTTTggttattaattatatttaaaaataaattaattaattttgagactctaattataatatttaaaccgGGGTGAGTTGAAAAAACCACACAAACCCAATTCAGTTGAGCTTTCGTGAACTGGGCTTCATGATGCTCGGTATGGAATTTCCACggtaataaaaaaacatttttataagagaatatatatatatatatatatatattagtaaaaaaaaaaaaaatcattaaatagaagttttccaaatttttaatataataataaatgagacGAATATTTGTATATCTAACTTTTGGGgagattataatatttaatgaataagatcaaactttataatataacatttaaaacatataattaatgTGTTAATcgattatatttaaaacatataatatgtTGAACTATAAATNaaaaaaaaaaaaaaaaaaaaaagaaatttctaaaattatgaGCGTTAAGATCGAATCCCATCGCGAATGTGGTGGGGCCGCGCGCCCGCGAAGAACAATGTGGCTTTCCTTTTAACATTTGTCCGGTAGTTCGGGAGAGGTCGTTACTCCAACCATCGCCTGAAGCTTAAATTCCGTTAAACAATCGGATGCTTTCCGCCCAAGAACTGCGAAATTTTCCAATATCCAATTTGGAAACCAGAGAATCAATCCAACTTCAGCAGCTCAATTTCTCACCTCCATTGCCCCCACATTCTTCTACTTTCTGGATCGGACCTCTCTCCGCGAGAGGatctttctgttctttttttcttctgatttGAGTGTTTTGTCATCTTGTACGAGATAGCAGGTTAAAAGGTTTTTAGAGCATCGTTTAATCGGTATGGTTTTGTGAATTTGAAGTGTTTGGTTTGATTGATCGtatttgtgtttttgttgTGGATGAGTTTTTGGTTATTGGATCTCTGATTTGTTCGCTAGTGAGTTGGATTGGATACAAataatgatggagaaggcAGATTCTGCACAAAAGTTGTATACACGCATGCGATTATGGGAATTTCCTGATCAGTATGTTATAGAGCCGACTGATGGCTCTTGTGGTTCGTCTCTGTCAGTCAGCCGTGTTGATGGATCCATGAAACTTATAGGTTGGTAGTGAGATGCTTGGTCACATTGACTTTGATGATTTTGGCATtttgtgattttgttgattctGAATGTTCTACTGAATTGACAATTCTCCTCTTTGCTGCTCCAGATGAGCTTCCTCAATCCAGCTCTATCAGGGTTCCAAAGATACGGACAATTTTTGGAGTAATTGGCTTGCTGAAACTACTTGCAGGTGACAAATTCTCAATTACATATGTTCTTAACGTTGAAATTTGATTaa includes these proteins:
- the LOC111804416 gene encoding G2/mitotic-specific cyclin-2-like isoform X2, translated to MAFSDENNPNLIKPTGFLPGGGLEERGRANNRRALIDINKNSVVNQAYPCVVNKRGLSGKQEICEKKQVDPFHRPITRKFAAQIASSQQLHHNPQENNAFGHSIFVDEDCKTIENDHPVPMFLEKPEPSLSQEPSQMEEVEMEDIAEEDDDDDDPVIDIDSVDSENPLAVVEYVNDLYEHYRKIENSSCVPPNYMNKQIDINEKMRAILIDWLIEVHDKFDLMGETLFLTVNLIDRFLSQKTVVRKKLQLVGLVSMLLACKYEEVSVPVVGDLILISDKAYSRTEVLELETVMLNCLQFNMSVPTPFVFLQRFLKAAQADKKLELMAFFLIELSLVEYEMLRFPPSLLAAAATYTAQCTIAGVECCWSRTCEWHSSYSEEQLLECSRLMVGFHQKAATGKLTGVHRKYCTSKFNYTAKREPAHFLLQTQQ
- the LOC111804416 gene encoding G2/mitotic-specific cyclin-2-like isoform X1, with protein sequence MAFSDENNPNLIKPTGFLPGGGLEERGRANNRRALIDINKNSVVNQAYPCVVNKRGLSGKQEICEKKQVDPFHRPITRKFAAQIASSQQLHHNPQENNAFGHSIFVDEDCKTIENDHPVPMFLEKPEPSLSQEPSQMEEVEMEDIAEEDDDDDDPVIDIDSVDSENPLAVVEYVNDLYEHYRKIENSSCVPPNYMNKQIDINEKMRAILIDWLIEVHDKFDLMGETLFLTVNLIDRFLSQKTVVRKKLQLVGLVSMLLACKYEEVSVPVVGDLILISDKAYSRTEVLELETVMLNCLQFNMSVPTPFVFLQRFLKAAQADKKLELMAFFLIELSLVEYEMLRFPPSLLAAAATYTAQCTIAGVECCWSRTCEWHSSYSEEQLLCCCRECSRLMVGFHQKAATGKLTGVHRKYCTSKFNYTAKREPAHFLLQTQQ
- the LOC111803716 gene encoding zinc finger protein ZAT4-like: MCRNEVIGDPLVANLMERDRSQSSPENSTSHDGGDTPPMTLIGTPDDVIVSSSFSMPPTMTFDMAPSSSPETYGRKRGRVEQHVGGSSSGSGHKGKKKGELIDPPSTDPKCATCGKAFGSWKAVFGHLRSHPERDYRGAFPPPKVWEEMLQQEARQGSSGMTIGRSVGGEMGMSPPSGRGIGIDLNDPDEQGARREGFPFDLNMPAPEDEEDEEDDDNNES